A region of Streptomyces deccanensis DNA encodes the following proteins:
- a CDS encoding dihydrodipicolinate synthase family protein translates to MATTENRPWRGVLVATALPLRDDLSVDHDAYAEHCAWLVENGCDGVVPNGSLGEYQVLTPEERAAVVETAVAAIGGARVMPGVAAYGSAESRRWAEQARDAGCAAVMLLPPNAYRADERSVLAHYAEVAKAGVPVVAYNNPIDTKVDLVPELLAKLHGEGYIRAVKEFSGDVRRAYQLAELAPELDLLIGADDVLLELALAGAKGWVAGYPNALPAATVELYHAAVDGDLTTAKHLYAQLHPLLRWDSKVEFVQAIKLSMDIVGRHGGRCRPPRVDLLPEQEAVIRAATEKAVAAGLA, encoded by the coding sequence ATGGCCACCACCGAGAACCGTCCCTGGCGCGGCGTCCTCGTCGCCACCGCGCTCCCCCTGCGCGACGATCTCTCCGTCGACCACGACGCGTACGCCGAGCACTGCGCCTGGCTCGTCGAGAACGGCTGCGACGGTGTCGTACCGAACGGCTCGCTCGGCGAGTACCAGGTGCTGACGCCCGAGGAGCGCGCCGCGGTCGTCGAGACCGCCGTGGCCGCGATCGGTGGCGCGCGGGTGATGCCGGGGGTCGCGGCCTACGGTTCGGCCGAGTCCCGGCGCTGGGCCGAGCAGGCGCGGGACGCGGGCTGTGCGGCGGTGATGCTGCTGCCGCCGAACGCGTACCGCGCCGACGAACGGTCCGTGCTGGCGCACTACGCCGAGGTGGCGAAGGCGGGCGTCCCGGTCGTGGCGTACAACAACCCGATCGACACCAAGGTAGACCTCGTCCCCGAACTGCTCGCCAAGCTGCACGGCGAGGGGTACATCCGGGCCGTGAAGGAGTTCTCCGGCGATGTCCGCCGGGCCTACCAGCTCGCCGAACTCGCCCCGGAGCTGGACCTGTTGATCGGCGCGGACGACGTCCTGCTGGAGCTGGCGCTGGCGGGCGCGAAGGGCTGGGTGGCGGGCTATCCGAACGCGCTGCCCGCCGCGACGGTGGAGCTGTACCACGCGGCGGTGGACGGTGACCTCACCACCGCCAAGCACCTCTACGCGCAACTGCACCCGCTGCTGCGCTGGGACTCCAAGGTCGAGTTCGTGCAGGCGATCAAGTTGTCGATGGACATCGTGGGCCGGCACGGAGGACGCTGCCGTCCGCCGCGTGTGGACCTGCTGCCGGAGCAGGAGGCCGTGATCCGGGCGGCCACCGAGAAGGCCGTCGCGGCGGGGCTCGCGTAA
- a CDS encoding GntR family transcriptional regulator: MALSAPAAGPALPVLGGKKSSYRERVADALRAALIAGELRPGEVYSAPALAGRFGVSATPVREAMLDLAKEGLVDTVPNKGFRVTAVTEKQLDEYTHVRSLIEIPTTVGLARSADPVSLEALRPAAREIVAAAAAGDLIAYVEADTRFHLGLLALAGNTHLVEVVGDLRKRARLYGLTALAESGRLPASAQEHLELLDALLARDEEAVRAVMTRHLGHVRGMWAAHD; encoded by the coding sequence ATGGCCCTGTCAGCCCCTGCCGCCGGCCCCGCCCTGCCCGTGCTCGGCGGCAAGAAGAGCAGCTACCGCGAGCGGGTCGCCGACGCGTTGCGGGCCGCGCTGATCGCCGGTGAGCTGCGGCCGGGCGAGGTGTACTCCGCGCCCGCGCTCGCCGGCCGCTTCGGTGTCTCGGCGACGCCGGTGCGCGAGGCCATGCTGGATCTGGCCAAGGAGGGACTGGTCGACACCGTGCCCAACAAGGGGTTCCGGGTCACCGCCGTCACGGAGAAGCAGCTCGACGAGTACACCCATGTCCGCTCGCTCATCGAGATCCCGACCACGGTCGGCCTGGCCCGGTCCGCCGACCCGGTCTCCCTGGAGGCGCTGCGGCCCGCCGCCCGGGAGATCGTCGCCGCCGCGGCCGCCGGTGACCTCATCGCGTACGTCGAGGCCGACACCCGCTTCCATCTCGGTCTGCTCGCCCTCGCGGGCAATACGCACCTCGTGGAGGTCGTCGGTGACCTGCGCAAACGCGCCCGTCTCTACGGTCTGACCGCCCTCGCCGAGTCGGGCCGGCTGCCGGCCTCGGCACAGGAGCACCTGGAACTCCTGGACGCGCTGCTCGCCCGCGACGAGGAGGCCGTACGCGCGGTGATGACCCGCCACCTCGGTCATGTGCGCGGAATGTGGGCCGCGCACGACTGA
- a CDS encoding NAD(P)-dependent alcohol dehydrogenase — MKAIVQERFGPPDILRLADIDRPEIGADDVLVRIRAAALNPYDWHMMRGDPYVARLSGVVGLTRPKARVAGTDAAGEVEAVGATVRGLRPGDEVMGFCSGSFAEFARTTADLLVRKPAHLTFEQAAAVPLGAVTALRGIRTVGRVRAGQRVLVNGAGGGVGTFAVQIAVALGAEVTGVCSARNLDLVRSLGAAHAVDYAREDFTGGPTRYDVILDNVGNHPLGRLRRALTPAGTLVANGGGSPGRVFGAMGSMARLGAADLFTRQRLRPILPSPPSGPTHDDLLAVTALIGTGALTPVVDRTYPLADTAEGVRHVERGHARGKAVITVR; from the coding sequence ATGAAGGCGATCGTTCAGGAGCGGTTCGGGCCGCCGGACATCCTGCGGCTGGCGGACATCGACCGTCCGGAGATCGGAGCCGACGACGTGCTGGTACGGATCCGCGCCGCCGCGCTCAACCCGTACGACTGGCACATGATGCGCGGCGACCCCTACGTGGCGCGGCTGTCGGGGGTCGTGGGGCTGACCCGGCCGAAGGCCCGGGTGGCCGGGACCGACGCGGCAGGCGAGGTCGAGGCCGTCGGCGCCACGGTGCGGGGGCTCCGGCCCGGTGACGAGGTCATGGGCTTCTGTTCGGGCTCCTTCGCCGAATTCGCGCGCACCACCGCGGATCTGCTGGTGCGCAAGCCCGCGCACCTCACGTTCGAGCAGGCCGCGGCCGTGCCGTTGGGGGCGGTGACCGCCCTGCGCGGCATCCGGACCGTCGGGCGGGTGCGGGCCGGGCAGCGGGTGCTGGTCAACGGCGCGGGCGGGGGCGTCGGCACGTTCGCCGTACAGATCGCCGTGGCCCTGGGGGCCGAGGTGACCGGTGTGTGCAGCGCGCGCAACCTCGATCTCGTGCGCTCACTGGGCGCCGCGCACGCCGTCGACTACGCCCGCGAGGACTTCACCGGCGGGCCCACGCGGTACGACGTCATCCTGGACAACGTGGGCAACCACCCGCTGGGGCGACTGCGCCGGGCGCTCACGCCGGCGGGGACCCTGGTGGCCAACGGCGGTGGCTCGCCCGGCCGGGTGTTCGGGGCGATGGGCTCCATGGCGCGACTGGGCGCGGCCGACCTGTTCACCCGTCAGCGGCTCCGCCCCATCCTGCCCTCGCCCCCGTCCGGACCGACCCACGACGACCTGCTCGCCGTCACCGCGCTCATCGGCACCGGCGCACTCACCCCGGTCGTCGACCGGACCTACCCCCTGGCGGACACGGCCGAGGGCGTACGCCACGTGGAGCGGGGCCACGCCCGGGGAAAGGCGGTGATCACCGTGCGGTGA
- a CDS encoding (2Fe-2S)-binding protein, which yields MNPLELARAEPGPAFTVTLDGRELEALPGQTVAATLWAAGVTSWRTTRGAGRPRGIFCGIGVCFDCLVTVNDRPNQRACLVPVRPGDAIRTQEGTGHEH from the coding sequence ATGAATCCGCTGGAGTTGGCGCGTGCGGAGCCGGGGCCGGCTTTCACCGTCACCCTCGACGGGCGTGAGCTGGAGGCGCTGCCGGGGCAGACGGTCGCGGCCACGCTCTGGGCCGCCGGGGTGACGTCCTGGCGCACCACCCGGGGCGCGGGGCGACCACGCGGGATCTTCTGCGGCATCGGTGTCTGCTTCGACTGCCTCGTCACCGTCAACGACCGCCCCAATCAACGGGCTTGCCTGGTCCCGGTCCGACCGGGCGACGCGATCCGCACCCAGGAGGGCACCGGCCATGAGCACTGA
- a CDS encoding peptidoglycan recognition family protein translates to MTGALSHPAAAAGSARAGSARSAAYVLRSRQAWGADESLRFGPDGRETWPADYHPVQTLSVHHTGSANGEADPAARVRAIYRDQAVGQGWGDIGYHYLIDAAGLVYEGRWSGSDGDPAHDAAGRLVTAAHIVTYNTGNVGIALLGTFTTSAPTSAARGALVQLLAELATRHAIDPLQGNVAYVNPVNGAVWNGPAISGHRDWAATACPGGVLHAQLPAIRADVAALTR, encoded by the coding sequence GTGACCGGGGCCCTTTCGCACCCGGCCGCGGCCGCCGGTTCCGCGCGCGCCGGCTCCGCCCGGTCCGCCGCCTACGTCCTGCGGTCGCGGCAGGCCTGGGGCGCGGACGAGAGCCTGCGCTTCGGTCCGGACGGCAGGGAGACCTGGCCTGCCGACTACCACCCGGTGCAGACGCTGTCCGTGCACCACACCGGCAGCGCGAACGGCGAGGCCGACCCCGCGGCCCGGGTCCGCGCGATCTACCGTGACCAGGCGGTCGGTCAGGGCTGGGGCGACATCGGCTACCACTATCTGATCGACGCGGCCGGACTGGTCTACGAGGGACGCTGGTCCGGCAGCGACGGGGACCCCGCACACGACGCGGCGGGACGGCTGGTCACCGCCGCTCACATCGTCACGTACAACACCGGGAACGTCGGGATCGCCCTGCTGGGGACGTTCACCACCAGCGCGCCCACGTCCGCCGCGCGTGGCGCGCTCGTCCAACTGCTGGCGGAACTCGCCACCCGGCACGCCATCGACCCCCTCCAGGGGAACGTGGCCTACGTCAACCCGGTCAACGGCGCCGTCTGGAACGGCCCCGCCATCTCCGGCCACCGCGACTGGGCGGCCACCGCCTGTCCCGGCGGCGTACTGCACGCCCAACTACCGGCGATCCGCGCGGACGTGGCGGCCCTGACGAGGTGA
- a CDS encoding DoxX family protein, translated as MRTVLAVALSLVFLPLGLAKIAAVPSMRQAAAHLGMSPGLYRVVGALEVAGAAGLLLGRVSLPLGVAAATGLALLMAAAAVVHLRHGDPPPRALPAAVLALIAVTYAAMAVAAG; from the coding sequence ATGAGAACAGTGCTCGCCGTCGCCCTGTCCCTCGTCTTCCTTCCCCTGGGCCTGGCGAAGATCGCCGCGGTGCCGTCGATGCGCCAGGCGGCAGCCCACCTCGGCATGTCACCGGGCCTCTACCGCGTCGTCGGCGCACTGGAGGTGGCCGGGGCCGCCGGTCTGCTGCTGGGACGGGTGTCGCTCCCGCTCGGCGTGGCCGCCGCGACGGGACTGGCGTTGCTGATGGCCGCGGCGGCGGTGGTCCACCTGCGCCACGGCGACCCGCCGCCCCGGGCGCTCCCAGCGGCCGTACTGGCCCTGATCGCCGTGACGTACGCGGCAATGGCGGTGGCCGCCGGCTGA
- a CDS encoding proline racemase family protein — translation MRSKLVLHAVDSHTEGMPTRVITGGIGTIPGATMNERRLWFREHRDDVKQLLMNEPRGHAAMSGAILQPPTRPDCDWGVVYIEVSGYLPMCGHGTIGVATVLVETGMVEVVEPVTTIRLDTPAGLVVAEVAVQDGAAKAVTLRNVPSFSVGLDRKATLADGRTVTYDLAYGGNFYAILPLEQFGLPFDRDRKDDILRAGLDLMEAINAEGEPVHPEDPSIHGVHHVHLYAPGATARHSRHAMAIHPGWFDRSPCGTGTSARMAQLHARGELPLHTEFVNESFIGTRFTGRLLGETEVAGVPAVLPSFTGRAWITGTAQYLLDPSDPFPSGFVL, via the coding sequence ATGCGCAGCAAGCTCGTCCTGCACGCCGTCGACTCGCACACCGAGGGGATGCCCACCCGGGTGATCACCGGCGGGATCGGCACGATCCCGGGCGCGACGATGAACGAACGCCGGCTGTGGTTCCGTGAACACCGCGACGACGTCAAGCAGTTGCTGATGAACGAGCCGCGCGGGCACGCGGCGATGAGCGGCGCGATCCTCCAGCCGCCGACCCGCCCCGACTGCGACTGGGGCGTGGTCTACATCGAGGTCTCCGGCTATCTGCCGATGTGCGGCCACGGCACGATCGGGGTGGCGACCGTGCTCGTGGAGACCGGCATGGTCGAGGTGGTCGAACCGGTCACCACCATCCGCCTAGACACCCCGGCGGGCCTCGTCGTGGCCGAGGTGGCGGTGCAGGACGGCGCGGCGAAGGCCGTCACCCTGCGGAACGTGCCGTCGTTCTCCGTCGGCCTCGACCGCAAAGCCACGCTGGCCGACGGCCGGACGGTGACCTACGACCTCGCGTACGGCGGGAACTTCTACGCGATCCTGCCGCTGGAGCAGTTCGGGCTGCCCTTCGACCGCGACCGCAAGGACGACATCCTGCGGGCGGGCCTCGACCTGATGGAGGCCATCAACGCGGAGGGGGAGCCCGTGCATCCGGAGGACCCGTCGATCCACGGCGTCCACCACGTCCACCTTTACGCCCCCGGGGCCACCGCCCGGCACTCGCGGCACGCGATGGCCATCCACCCCGGCTGGTTCGACCGGTCCCCCTGCGGGACAGGCACCAGCGCGCGCATGGCCCAGCTCCACGCGCGCGGTGAACTCCCGCTGCACACCGAGTTCGTGAACGAGTCCTTCATCGGCACCCGCTTCACCGGCAGACTGCTCGGCGAGACCGAGGTGGCCGGCGTCCCGGCCGTGCTCCCCAGCTTCACCGGCCGCGCCTGGATCACCGGCACGGCACAGTACCTGCTCGACCCGTCCGACCCGTTTCCCTCCGGGTTCGTCCTCTAG
- a CDS encoding NUDIX hydrolase family protein: MTETTPGWLPSDELESARARMPILYVEAVPVRVDDSGEVTSIGLLLRIGPDGTVSRNLVSGRVMHHERVRDALLRHLEKDLGPVALPRVPSALQPFTVAEYFPTQGITPFHDPRQHAVSLAYIVPVAGDCRPRQDALDLVWFSPQEAASASVQSEMPGGQGVLLKQALAHVGCLS; encoded by the coding sequence ATGACCGAAACCACGCCCGGCTGGCTGCCGTCCGACGAGCTCGAGTCGGCGCGCGCCCGGATGCCGATCCTGTACGTCGAGGCGGTGCCCGTGCGCGTCGACGACAGCGGCGAAGTCACCAGCATCGGGCTGCTGCTGCGCATCGGCCCGGACGGGACGGTCAGCCGCAATCTGGTCTCCGGCCGCGTGATGCACCACGAGCGGGTGCGCGACGCGCTTCTGCGGCACCTGGAGAAGGACCTCGGGCCGGTGGCGCTGCCCCGCGTCCCGTCCGCGCTCCAGCCCTTCACCGTCGCGGAGTACTTCCCGACCCAGGGCATCACCCCGTTCCACGACCCGCGTCAGCACGCGGTGTCCCTCGCCTACATCGTCCCCGTGGCCGGCGACTGCCGTCCCCGCCAGGACGCGCTCGACCTGGTGTGGTTCAGCCCCCAGGAAGCGGCGTCGGCCTCCGTGCAGAGCGAGATGCCGGGCGGCCAGGGAGTCCTGCTGAAGCAGGCCCTGGCGCATGTGGGCTGTCTGTCCTAG
- a CDS encoding NAD(P)/FAD-dependent oxidoreductase, producing MTERLTCDVVVVGAGMVGAACALYAARAGLDVAVVDRGPVAGGTTGAGEGNILVSDKEPGPELELALLSVALWAELAAEPGLGTAFEYEPKGGVVVASAPEGLAALERFAAGQRAAGVEAITVPAGQLTDLEPHLAPGLAGGIHYPQDAQVMPTLAAAHLVRASGARLFTGRTVTEVLRTRTGAVRGVRTDRGDVHAPAVVNAAGTWGGHLAALAGVGLPVLPRRGFVLVTEPLPPMVRHKVYAADYVADVASDSAALQTSPVVEGTAAGPVLIGASRERVGFDRSFSLPVVRALAAGATRLFPFLEEVRAMRTYVGFRPYMPDHLPAIGPDPRVPGLFHACGHEGAGIGLATGTGQLIAQVLAGGTPVLDLAPFRPDRFAECEGDAA from the coding sequence GTGACCGAGCGACTGACCTGCGACGTCGTGGTTGTCGGAGCGGGAATGGTGGGCGCGGCCTGCGCCCTGTACGCGGCCCGGGCGGGTCTGGACGTCGCCGTGGTGGACCGTGGCCCGGTGGCCGGCGGCACCACCGGTGCCGGTGAGGGGAACATCCTGGTCTCCGACAAGGAGCCCGGCCCCGAGCTCGAACTCGCCCTGCTGTCCGTCGCCTTGTGGGCGGAGCTGGCCGCCGAGCCGGGCCTGGGGACGGCGTTCGAGTACGAGCCCAAGGGTGGGGTCGTCGTGGCGTCCGCGCCGGAAGGTCTGGCCGCGCTGGAGCGGTTCGCCGCCGGGCAACGTGCCGCCGGCGTCGAGGCGATCACCGTCCCCGCCGGTCAACTCACCGACCTCGAACCGCACTTGGCCCCCGGCCTCGCGGGCGGCATCCACTACCCCCAGGACGCCCAGGTCATGCCCACCCTGGCCGCCGCCCATCTCGTACGGGCCTCCGGGGCCCGGCTGTTCACCGGCCGGACCGTGACGGAGGTGCTGCGCACCCGGACCGGTGCCGTACGCGGCGTGCGGACCGACCGGGGCGACGTCCACGCCCCGGCGGTGGTGAACGCCGCCGGGACCTGGGGCGGTCACCTGGCCGCGCTCGCCGGAGTCGGCCTCCCGGTCCTCCCCCGCCGCGGCTTCGTGCTCGTCACGGAACCACTGCCGCCGATGGTGCGGCACAAGGTGTACGCCGCCGACTACGTGGCCGACGTGGCCAGCGACTCGGCGGCGCTCCAGACCTCCCCCGTGGTCGAGGGCACGGCCGCGGGACCCGTGCTGATCGGCGCGAGCCGCGAACGGGTCGGCTTCGACCGGTCGTTCTCGCTCCCCGTCGTACGGGCGCTGGCGGCGGGCGCGACCCGGTTGTTCCCGTTCCTGGAGGAGGTGCGCGCGATGCGGACGTACGTCGGCTTCCGGCCGTACATGCCGGACCATCTGCCCGCGATCGGGCCGGACCCCCGGGTGCCGGGCCTGTTCCACGCCTGCGGGCACGAGGGCGCCGGGATCGGACTCGCCACCGGTACCGGACAGCTGATCGCCCAGGTGCTCGCCGGAGGGACGCCCGTTCTGGATCTCGCGCCGTTCCGCCCGGACCGGTTCGCGGAGTGCGAGGGGGACGCGGCATGA
- a CDS encoding NAD(P)/FAD-dependent oxidoreductase, which yields MSTEPGPPRLTIVGAGPAGLAAALAAARRGVRVTVVDAARAAGGQFYRQPSAGLGARRPQALHHQWRTWRRLRDGLAHEVAAGRVTHLPDHHVWCVERHVDGPARFTVHALLGPDREKPVEVRADAVLLATGGYEKVLPFPGWTLPGVVTAGGAQAMLKGTLAVSARTAVVAGTGPLLLPVATGLAAAGVTVAALVESARPGALVRRAGALTRRADKLAEGAWYAAELLRHRVRTLVRHTVVEAHGEDRLEAVTVAELDTEGRVRPGTGRRIPCDTLAVGHGLLPHTDLAEALGCRIDSTGARAWGDEKQRTDVAGVWVDEEQRTDVPGVWAAGETTGVGGAALSLAEGHIAGRSVAARLRGRVPDPDEWARAAKSRAELRQFFGVLDAVYVPPAHWTEQVTDDTVVCRCEEVTAGAVREAVGELGAGDLRTVKLLTRAGMGWCQGRMCGPAVAGITGCDQAVARRPFAQPVPLGVLARAGGTGEGPDIDADADADAPP from the coding sequence ATGAGCACTGAACCCGGGCCGCCCCGTCTGACGATCGTCGGCGCCGGCCCCGCGGGGCTCGCCGCCGCGCTGGCGGCGGCCCGACGAGGCGTACGGGTCACCGTGGTCGATGCCGCGCGGGCAGCGGGCGGCCAGTTCTACCGGCAGCCCTCGGCCGGGCTCGGCGCGCGGCGCCCGCAGGCCCTGCACCATCAGTGGCGCACCTGGCGGCGACTGCGCGACGGCCTCGCGCACGAGGTCGCCGCCGGACGCGTCACCCACCTCCCGGACCACCATGTGTGGTGCGTGGAGCGGCACGTGGACGGCCCCGCGCGCTTCACCGTCCACGCGCTGCTCGGGCCCGACCGGGAGAAGCCCGTCGAGGTGCGCGCGGACGCCGTCCTGCTCGCGACCGGCGGCTACGAGAAGGTGCTGCCCTTCCCCGGCTGGACCCTGCCGGGCGTGGTCACCGCCGGGGGCGCACAGGCCATGCTGAAGGGCACGCTCGCGGTGTCGGCCCGTACGGCGGTCGTCGCCGGGACCGGCCCGCTGCTGCTGCCGGTGGCGACGGGGCTCGCGGCGGCGGGCGTCACGGTCGCCGCGCTGGTGGAGTCCGCGCGTCCCGGGGCCCTGGTGCGGCGGGCCGGGGCGCTGACCCGCCGGGCGGACAAGCTCGCCGAAGGGGCCTGGTACGCGGCGGAGTTGCTGCGCCACCGGGTACGGACCCTCGTACGCCACACCGTCGTCGAGGCGCACGGAGAGGACCGGCTGGAGGCCGTGACCGTCGCCGAACTCGACACGGAGGGGCGGGTCCGGCCCGGCACCGGGCGGCGTATCCCCTGCGACACGCTCGCCGTCGGCCACGGCCTGCTGCCGCACACCGATCTCGCCGAGGCGCTCGGCTGCCGGATCGACTCCACCGGAGCGCGCGCGTGGGGGGACGAGAAGCAGCGCACCGATGTGGCGGGCGTATGGGTGGACGAGGAGCAGCGCACCGATGTGCCGGGCGTCTGGGCGGCGGGCGAGACCACCGGGGTCGGCGGCGCGGCCCTCTCCCTCGCCGAGGGCCACATCGCCGGCCGGTCCGTCGCCGCCCGTCTGCGCGGCCGGGTGCCGGACCCGGACGAGTGGGCGCGGGCCGCCAAGTCCCGTGCGGAACTGCGGCAGTTCTTCGGTGTCCTCGACGCCGTGTACGTCCCACCGGCGCACTGGACCGAGCAGGTCACGGACGACACGGTCGTCTGCCGGTGCGAGGAGGTCACCGCCGGAGCCGTCCGCGAGGCCGTCGGGGAGCTGGGCGCCGGGGACCTCCGGACCGTCAAGCTCCTCACCCGTGCCGGGATGGGCTGGTGCCAGGGCCGGATGTGCGGGCCGGCGGTCGCGGGCATCACCGGATGCGACCAGGCCGTGGCCCGGCGTCCGTTCGCCCAGCCGGTCCCCCTCGGCGTGCTGGCGCGGGCGGGCGGGACCGGAGAGGGCCCCGACATCGACGCCGACGCAGACGCCGACGCGCCACCCTGA
- a CDS encoding TetR/AcrR family transcriptional regulator C-terminal domain-containing protein, with product MSRGRVLDTAVALADEGGVDALSMRKIAQALGVVPMALYKHVANKSELLDGMIDVLVGEIDPPVAGVGWKAAIRGRVLSARRMLLRHPWAPEVIESRIKARTTPTPVVMEYLDSMIGIFRAGGFSLDLTHHAMHVMGSRLLGFSQELFEDSSGREPDPDALSPEEMAARYPHITALAMAVAHDRDSIVGSGCDDQFEFEFALDLTLDGLERLLGAP from the coding sequence TTGAGTAGAGGGCGTGTTCTGGACACCGCCGTCGCCCTGGCCGACGAGGGTGGAGTCGACGCGCTGAGCATGCGCAAGATCGCGCAGGCGCTCGGCGTCGTGCCCATGGCGCTCTACAAACACGTGGCGAACAAGAGCGAGTTGCTGGACGGCATGATCGACGTCCTCGTCGGCGAGATCGATCCGCCGGTCGCCGGCGTCGGCTGGAAGGCCGCCATTCGAGGACGGGTCCTCTCGGCCCGCCGTATGCTCCTGCGTCACCCGTGGGCGCCCGAGGTCATCGAGTCGCGGATCAAGGCACGGACCACCCCGACGCCCGTGGTCATGGAGTACCTGGACTCGATGATCGGGATCTTCCGGGCCGGGGGCTTCTCGCTCGACCTGACGCATCACGCGATGCATGTCATGGGAAGCCGTCTGCTGGGCTTCTCGCAGGAGCTGTTCGAGGACTCCTCCGGCCGTGAGCCCGACCCGGACGCCCTGTCGCCCGAGGAGATGGCCGCGCGCTACCCCCACATCACCGCGCTGGCCATGGCGGTCGCCCACGACCGTGATTCGATCGTGGGCTCCGGCTGTGACGACCAGTTCGAGTTCGAGTTCGCCCTGGACCTGACGCTGGACGGCCTGGAACGGCTCCTCGGCGCGCCCTGA
- a CDS encoding tetratricopeptide repeat protein has protein sequence MVTDRYGNRLYECTAEGAAHLDRAVEGLLFFRPEFPTAVADAVAACPRSPLAQAFAAYLGVLGTEARDAEEAGRGFLAFSAGLDHAALPRRERMHMAAAEAWLGGDLGRAGRILEDLVVECPRDPLALAVGHQLDFFTGDATRLRDRIGGALPAWDPDDPHRGPLLGMYAFGLEESGHYDRAQEVARAAVERNPRDIWAIHAVVHVHEMQGRFAEGLGFLDARLDDWASGSLLTVHSWWHYALYALEAGDTATALRIYDAVLHHEESSGFVMELLDAASLLWRFLLDGSDQQARWRALADAWAAREDPPFYAFNDVHAVMAFAGAGRLDTADAFVADRRRWLRTAREGGRPHTNRVMTAEIGLPVCEALVAFARADYATVVDLLWPIRRRLHTFGGSHAQRDAVQRTLLEAALRARRDGLARRLLGERAGLSPHSPYNWLGQARLADALGEAGRAAVARATATELAAPAAARLSGNAHDTYLTRKT, from the coding sequence ATGGTGACCGACCGGTACGGCAACCGCCTGTACGAGTGCACCGCCGAGGGAGCGGCGCACCTGGACCGGGCCGTGGAGGGGCTGTTGTTCTTCCGACCGGAGTTCCCGACCGCCGTCGCGGACGCCGTGGCCGCGTGTCCGCGGTCGCCGCTGGCCCAGGCGTTCGCGGCGTATCTGGGGGTGCTGGGTACCGAGGCGCGGGACGCCGAGGAGGCGGGCCGTGGGTTCCTGGCCTTCAGCGCGGGGCTGGACCATGCGGCGCTGCCCCGGCGGGAGCGCATGCACATGGCGGCGGCGGAGGCCTGGCTCGGCGGCGATCTGGGGCGGGCCGGCCGGATCCTGGAGGATCTGGTCGTGGAGTGCCCGCGTGATCCGCTCGCCCTGGCGGTGGGCCATCAGCTCGACTTCTTCACCGGGGACGCCACACGGCTGCGGGACCGCATCGGCGGAGCCCTCCCGGCGTGGGACCCGGACGACCCCCACCGCGGGCCGCTGCTGGGCATGTACGCGTTCGGCCTGGAGGAGTCGGGTCACTACGACCGGGCCCAGGAGGTGGCCCGCGCCGCCGTCGAGCGGAACCCCCGTGACATCTGGGCCATCCACGCCGTCGTCCATGTACACGAGATGCAGGGCCGGTTCGCCGAGGGGCTCGGCTTCCTCGACGCGCGCCTCGACGACTGGGCGAGCGGCAGCCTGCTGACCGTGCACAGCTGGTGGCACTACGCCCTCTACGCGCTGGAGGCGGGCGACACCGCCACGGCCCTGCGGATCTACGACGCCGTACTGCACCACGAGGAGTCGTCCGGGTTCGTCATGGAACTCCTCGACGCCGCCTCGCTGTTGTGGCGGTTCCTCCTGGACGGCTCGGACCAGCAGGCCCGTTGGCGGGCCCTGGCGGACGCGTGGGCCGCACGCGAGGACCCGCCGTTCTACGCCTTCAACGACGTGCACGCCGTCATGGCCTTCGCGGGCGCGGGGCGGCTGGACACGGCGGACGCGTTCGTGGCCGACCGGCGGCGCTGGCTGCGGACGGCCCGGGAAGGCGGGCGGCCCCACACCAACCGCGTGATGACCGCCGAGATCGGACTGCCCGTCTGCGAGGCGCTGGTGGCGTTCGCCCGTGCGGACTACGCGACGGTGGTGGACCTGCTGTGGCCGATCCGCCGCCGGCTGCACACCTTCGGTGGCAGCCACGCCCAGCGGGACGCGGTCCAGCGGACCCTGCTGGAGGCGGCCCTCCGCGCACGCCGGGACGGCCTGGCCCGTCGCCTGCTCGGCGAACGCGCCGGCCTGAGCCCCCACAGCCCCTACAACTGGCTCGGGCAGGCCCGCCTTGCCGACGCCCTCGGAGAAGCGGGCCGCGCGGCCGTGGCCCGCGCCACGGCGACCGAACTGGCGGCCCCCGCCGCGGCGAGGCTCAGCGGGAACGCGCACGACACGTACCTCACCCGGAAAACCTGA